The following proteins are encoded in a genomic region of Arachis stenosperma cultivar V10309 chromosome 4, arast.V10309.gnm1.PFL2, whole genome shotgun sequence:
- the LOC130975356 gene encoding glucan endo-1,3-beta-glucosidase, whose amino-acid sequence MASTKPSFIPLLLLFLHLFTAAYSIGVNYGTLGDNLPPPTAVANFLKTRTNVDSVKIFSVDPQILRAFANTGISVTVTAPNGDILGLGNINTARQWVVNNIKPFVPQTKIKYILVGSEVLHWGDATMIMGLVPAMRTLHAALLAEGIRDIKVTTAHSLAIMRQSIPPSAGEFRPGYAKRILGPMLKFLKDTQTPFMVNPYPYFGYNPQNLNFGIFKPNKGLYDNNTKLMYTNQFDALLDAVHSAMKALGYADVDIAVGETGWPSVCDGWDACSIANAQSYNSELIRHVEAGKGTPLMPNRRFETYIFALFNENQKPGPIAERNWGLFQPDFTPVYESGILRNGQRPAPAASNNGPATPTAGGGSQKWCVPKADATAAAMQANINYACSQGIDCKPIQPGGACYAPNDVRALAAYAMNAYYQANGRHDFNCDFSNSATITSDNPSHGTCQLQA is encoded by the exons ATGGCTTCCACCAAGCCATCCTTCATccctctcctcctcctcttcctccacCTCTTCACCGCCGCATACTCCATCGGAGTCAACTACGGCACCCTCGGAGACAACCTGCCTCCGCCGACCGCGGTGGCCAACTTCCTGAAAACAAGAACCAACGTGGACAGCGTTAAGATCTTCAGCGTGGACCCTCAGATCCTTCGCGCGTTCGCTAACACAGGGATCTCCGTCACCGTAACGGCACCTAACGGAGACATACTAGGTTTAGGGAACATCAATACGGCGAGACAGTGGGTTGTTAACAACATTAAACCGTTTGTTCCTCAGACGAAGATCAAATACATCCTCGTTGGAAGCGAAGTTTTGCATTGGGGCGATGCTACCATGATTATGGGCCTTGTTCCTGCCATGAGAACCCTTCACGCTGCTCTTCTCGCTGAGGGTATCAGAGACATTAAG GTGACGACAGCTCATTCTCTGGCGATAATGCGGCAATCAATCCCACCAAGTGCAGGAGAGTTCAGGCCCGGTTACGCAAAGCGCATATTGGGCCCAATGCTGAAGTTCCTAAAAGATACCCAAACCCCTTTCATGGTAAACCCATACCCATACTTCGGGTACAACCCACAGAATCTAAACTTCGGAATCTTCAAGCCCAACAAAGGCCTGTACGACAACAACACCAAGCTGATGTACACGAACCAGTTCGACGCGCTCTTGGACGCCGTGCACTCCGCCATGAAGGCGTTGGGGTATGCTGACGTGGACATTGCAGTTGGCGAGACGGGATGGCCGTCGGTTTGCGACGGTTGGGACGCGTGCAGCATCGCGAACGCGCAGTCGTATAACAGTGAGCTGATTAGACACGTGGAGGCTGGTAAGGGAACCCCGTTGATGCCGAATAGAAGGTTCGAGACTTATATATTTGCTCTCTTTAATGAGAACCAGAAGCCTGGACCCATTGCTGAGAGGAACTGGGGACTCTTCCAACCTGACTTTACTCCTGTCTATGAATCTGGAATCTTGCGCAATGGCCAG AGACCAGCCCCAGCTGCAAGTAACAATGGCCCCGCAACACCAACTGCCGGAGGAGGAAGCCAGAAATGGTGTGTGCCGAAGGCCGATGCAACCGCCGCGGCCATGCAAGCTAACATAAACTATGCATGCAGCCAAGGCATCGATTGCAAGCCAATCCAACCCGGTGGTGCTTGCTATGCACCCAACGACGTTAGGGCCCTCGCCGCCTACGCAATGAATGCCTACTATCAAGCCAATGGCCGCCACGACTTCAACTGTGACTTCTCTAACTCCGCCACCATCACCTCTGACAATCCAA GCCACGGTACTTGTCAActccaagcttga
- the LOC130974042 gene encoding uncharacterized protein LOC130974042: protein MDCRVCVAAPLDLWVNGRGGGGGGGGFSHESEHDLAMMVSDFLENGSSGPDSWCSSDSDSGLSDFAHLSDKIQKCKLSVTQHESDLFSAVHSLIRSMNESNLQGMNSGPCYASCIRFYLVKLMKLSGYDAGVCASKWQASGKVPGGDHEYIDVVVNNNSGSSERLIIDIDFRSHFEIARAVDSYDRLLKSLPVVYVGSFARLKQLLGIMEEATRSSLKQNSMPLPPWRSLAYLQAKWLSPYERYTHSEGNNIDSNNINDGTCFNHNQCCGYLRRLQSCLQSGLEAERMLKARNSESNRRMKHDRWRHSLLRPV from the exons ATGGATTGCAGGGTGTGTGTCGCCGCCCCTCTCGATTTGTGGGTCAACGGTcgcggtggtggtggtggtggtggaggtttCAGCCATGAGAGCGAACACGATTTGGCTATGATGGTTAGTGATTTCTTAGAGAATGGTAGCAGTGGACCTGACTCTTGGTGCAGCAGTGATAGTGATTCTGGTCTCTCTGATTTTGCTCATCTCTCAGACAAGATTCAG AAGTGTAAACTTTCGGTGACTCAGCATGAGAGTGACTTGTTTTCAGCTGTTCATAGTCTCATACGATCAATGAATGAGAGCAACCTTCAAGGTATGAATTCCGGTCCATGCTATGCTAGCTGTATCAGGTTTTATCTTGTGAAGCTCATGAAGCTTAGCGGATATGATGCTGGTGTTTGTGCATCCAAATGGCAGGCTAGTGGCAAGGTCCCAGGAG GTGATCATGaatatattgatgtggtggtcAACAATAACTCTGGAAGCTCAGAGCGATTGATTATTGACATTGATTTCCGAAGCCACTTTGAAATAGCTAGAGCTGTCGATTCCTACGATAGGTTACTGAAATCGCTTCCTGTTGTTTATGTGGGTTCCTTTGCCAGGCTAAAGCAACTTCTCGGAATAATGGAAGAAGCTACTAGATCCTCTTTGAAGCAGAATTCTATGCCTCTTCCACCATGGAGATCTTTAGCATACTTGCAAGCGAAATGGCTGTCGCCTTATGAAAGATACACACATTCGGAAGGAAACAACATTGACAGTAATAACATCAATGATGGAACTTGCTTCAACCACAACCAATGCTGCGGATATCTGAGGAGACTACAGTCTTGTCTTCAGTCAGGATTGGAAGCCGAGCGGATGCTGAAGGCTCGAAACAGCGAAAGTAACCGGAGAATGAAACACGATAGGTGGAGGCACTCCCTGCTAAGGCCTGTTTGA